One Piscinibacter lacus genomic window, GCCGCGTGCTGGCGCCGCGCTTCTGGGCGGGCGTGATCGCAATGCCCGTGCTCGCCGCGGTCTTCTCGGCCGTGGGCATCTTCGGCGGCTGGCTGGTGGGCGTGGTCATGATCGGTGTCGACGCCGGCGCCTTCTGGTCGCAGATGCAGGGCGGGGTGGATGTGTTCTCTGACGTCGGCAACGGCGTGATCAAGAGCCTGGTCTTCGGCCTGACCGTCACCTTCGTGGCCCTGCTCCAGGGCTATGCCTGCCAGCCCACGCCGGAGGGCGTGTCGCGTGCGACCACGCGCACCGTCGTCGTCGCCTCGCTGGCCGTCCTCGCGCTGGATTTCGTCCTGACCGCGATGATGTTCTCCCTCTGAACCGGATTCCCCGGGACGCCCCATGCAAGCTTCCAAACACGACGTCTGGGTCGGTCTCTTCGTGCTGATCGGCGGCGCGGCCCTGCTCTTCCTGGCGCTCAAGGCCGGCAACCTGCTGAGCCTGAGCTTCTCGCCCACCTACACGGTGACGGCGCGCTTCGACAACATCGGCGGCCTCAAGCCGCGCGCGGCGGTCAAGAGCGCGGGCGTCGTCGTCGGCCGGGTGGCGTCGATCGGCTTCGACGATCAGAGCTACCAGGCCAGCGTCGTGCTGGAACTGGAGACCGGCTACAACTTCCCCAAGGACAGCTCGGCCAAGATCCTGACCTCGGGCCTGCTTGGCGAGCAGTACATCGGCCTGGAGCCCGGGGCCTCCGAGAAGTCGCTGGCCGCCGGCGACACCCTCACCATGACCCAGTCCGCCGTGGTGCTGGAGAACCTGATCGGACAGTTCCTGTACAACCGCGCCGCCGACAACAGCAGTGCCCAGGGAGGCCAAAAATGAACACCGCACGCCAACCGCTACGCCTGCCCCTCGCACTTGCGCTTGCCCTGACGCTGGGGGCCTGCGCGACAACGCAGAACCCCGATCCGCTGGAGCCCGTCAACCGCAAGATCTTCGCCTTCAACGAGGCGCTCGACGAGGCCGTGGTCGAACCCGCCGCGCGCGGCTACCGGGCTGTCACGCCGGAACTGGTGCGAACCGGCATCACCAATGTGTTCGCCAACTTCCGCGATCTTTGGTCGGCACTGAACAACGTGCTGCAAGGCAAGGGCGAGGCCGCGGCCAGCGACTGGACCCGCTTCGCGACCAACACCACCCTGGGCTTCGGCGGCCTGCTCGACTGGGCCACGCCCATGGGCCTCAAGCGCTACAACGAGGACTTCGGCCAGACCCTGGGCCACTGGGGCGTCGGCTCTGGCGCCTACCTGGTGCTGCCGCTGTTCGGGCCGACCAGCTTGCGGGATGTCAGCGACCTGCCGCTGGGCAATGCCTTCTCGCCGCTCGTCTTCGTCGATGGCACGGGCGAGGTGATCGCGCTCACCGGCCTGCGCATCATCGAGATACGCGCCCAGCTGCTCGATGCCGGCCAGTTGATCGACCAGATCGCGCTCGACAAGTACAGCTTTGTCCGCAACGCGTTTCTGCAGCGCCGCCAAAACCTCGTCTACGACGGCGCGCCGCCCGAGCTGCCGCAAAACGAGGAACGCTACGACCTGCCCGCCCGGCCCTGACCGGCCCGGCTGAACCTCAGGCCGCTTCGCGACTCCCAAAGCCACCGCCCGCTGCCCGGGCTGCACCCAGAGGATTGCCCATGACCGTTTTCCGCCGCCTGCTGCGCTGGCTTGTGCCTGCCCTGCTGAGCCTGGGCCTGCTGGCCCCCGCGGCCCGCGCCGACAGTGGCGCGCCCGATGCGCTGATCAAGCAGCTCTCGACCTCGGTGCTCGACAGCATCAAGGCCGACAAGAGCATCCTGGCCGGTGATGTGCAGAAGGTGATGCTGCTGGTCGACCAGAAGATCCTGCCCCACGTCAACTTCCAGCGCATGACCGCCTCGGCCGTCGGCCGCAACTGGCGCCAGGCCAGCCCCGAGCAGCAGAAGCGCTTGCAGGAAGAGTTCAAGACCCTGCTGGTGCGCACCTATGCCGGCGCGCTGAGCGAGGTGCGCGACCAGACCATCGAGCTCAAGCCCCTGCGCGCCCGGCCCGAGGACACCGAGGTCATCGTGCGCTCCGAGGTGCGCGGCCGCGGCGAGCCCATCCAGCTCGACTACCGCATGGAAAAGGCCGACAGCGGCTGGAAGATCTATGACGTCAATGTGCTCGGCGTCTGGCTGGTCGAGACCTATCGCGCCAGCTTCGCGCAGGAGATTTCCGCCAGCGGCATCGACGGCCTGATCGCCAAGCTGGCCGAGCGCAACAAGAGCCTGGCCAGCAAG contains:
- a CDS encoding MlaA family lipoprotein, which gives rise to MNTARQPLRLPLALALALTLGACATTQNPDPLEPVNRKIFAFNEALDEAVVEPAARGYRAVTPELVRTGITNVFANFRDLWSALNNVLQGKGEAAASDWTRFATNTTLGFGGLLDWATPMGLKRYNEDFGQTLGHWGVGSGAYLVLPLFGPTSLRDVSDLPLGNAFSPLVFVDGTGEVIALTGLRIIEIRAQLLDAGQLIDQIALDKYSFVRNAFLQRRQNLVYDGAPPELPQNEERYDLPARP
- the mlaD gene encoding outer membrane lipid asymmetry maintenance protein MlaD — protein: MQASKHDVWVGLFVLIGGAALLFLALKAGNLLSLSFSPTYTVTARFDNIGGLKPRAAVKSAGVVVGRVASIGFDDQSYQASVVLELETGYNFPKDSSAKILTSGLLGEQYIGLEPGASEKSLAAGDTLTMTQSAVVLENLIGQFLYNRAADNSSAQGGQK
- a CDS encoding MlaC/ttg2D family ABC transporter substrate-binding protein, which translates into the protein MTVFRRLLRWLVPALLSLGLLAPAARADSGAPDALIKQLSTSVLDSIKADKSILAGDVQKVMLLVDQKILPHVNFQRMTASAVGRNWRQASPEQQKRLQEEFKTLLVRTYAGALSEVRDQTIELKPLRARPEDTEVIVRSEVRGRGEPIQLDYRMEKADSGWKIYDVNVLGVWLVETYRASFAQEISASGIDGLIAKLAERNKSLASKR